From the genome of Acidobacteriota bacterium:
GCGCCGCCCTGCCGAAGGTCTCGCTACCGGAGCTTCCCGAGTTGCCGCCCGATCTCGCCGAACTCCGGCGATGGGCGGAGCACCGTCGTCCCGAGGTCCTCGCAGCCCTTGCGGAGATCGAGCGCTCGCGGACGATGGTGGAGCTGGCGCACAAGGACTACAGGCCCGACTTCACCGTCGGGCTCACGTACACCGCCGTCGGCGGACGCTCCGATCCGGCGGGAAAGCTCTCTCCGCCGCCGGACAACGGCGAGGACATCGTCGGTCTCGCCGCGTCGATCAACCTTCCCATCCGCAAGCGGCGGTTGACGGCGCAGGTCCGCGAGGCGATCGAGTCTCGGGGCGCCGCCGAGGCGATTCACAGGACCGCTCTGTCGGAGATCTCCGGAGCTCTCGAAGACCTCGGCGCCAGGATTCCGATCCTGCGCGACCAGTACGATCTCTTCCACGCCGTGCTCGGACCCCAGGCGGAGGAATCGCTGAACTCGGCCAGGTACGCCTACGAGACGGGAAGGGCCGACGTGCTCGATCTGCTCGACGCCGAGCGCGTGCTCCTCGAGGTGCGCCTCGGGGAGCTTCGGGCACGCACCGAGCTTCATCTGGCCTACATCGACCTCGAACGGGCGATCGGTTCTCCGCTCGCCGACGTGTCTGCGGCTCGAAGGAAGGAGGCGGCACGATGACGCCGAAAGACCGCGCCCCCGGGACGGGCGGGCGCATCCTCTGGCTCGTGATCGGGATGGCGTCGGGCCTCGCGCTGGGCGCTCTGCTCCTGGCGACCCCCCTGGGCGCCCGCCTCGGCCTGAGGGCGGGAGCCGCCCCGACTGCCGCCGAGCCGCACGGGGGCGAGCAGGAGAAGCAGCTCTGGACCTGCGGCATGCATCCGCAGGTGGTGCAGGACGAGCCCGGCCAGTGCCCGATCTGCGGGATGGATCTCGTTCCCCTCGAACAGCCAGTCGAGGCCGCCCCGGCCCCGGCGGGTGAGCGGAAGATCCTTTTCTACCGGAATCCGATGAACCCGACCATCACCTCGCCCGTCCCGATGAAGGACGAGATGGGAATGGACTATGTCCCGGTGTACGCGGACGAGGTCGAGAAGGCCGCTACGGGTGGTGCGGTCGTCACGATTGATCCCGCCGTCGTGCAGAACATGGGCGTCGTCACCGAGAAGGTGGTCCGGCGAGACCTGAAGCGTCCCATCCGGACCGTCGGTTACCTGGACTACGACCAGGAAAAGATGGTGACGGTGACGACGAAGTACAGCGGATTCGTCGAGAAAACCTACGTCAACTACATCGGGCAGGAGGTTCGGAAGGGCGATCCTCTGTTCGAAGTGTACTCGCCGGAACTGGTGCAGACGGAACAGGAGCTGCTTTCGGCGCTGGAGTACGCACGCCGGATGGCAACCGCTCCGGAAGACGTGCGCCGAAGAGCCGAGGAGCTGCTCGAGGCGGCCCGCCGCCGGCTCGCCTACTGGGATATCACGGAAGATCAGATCCGGCGGCTGGAGGAAACCGGAACGGTCTTTCGCACGCTCACGGTGACCGCTCCGTCCAACGGCGTCGTCATGAAGAGGATGCACGGCCTCGAGGGGATGGCGATCCGGCCGGGCATGGATGTCATTCACATCGCCGACCTCTCCACTCTGTGGCTGACGGTGGAGGTCTACGAGGACCAGCTGGCCTGGATCGATACCGGATCGAGCGCTCACATCCGGCTGACGTACTTTCCGGGTGAAGAGTTCTCGGGACGCGTGCTGTTCGTCGAGCCTCAGGTTTCGGAAAAGACCCGCACCGTTCGCGTCACCCTCCGGGTTCCCAATCCCTCAGGGAAGCTGCGCGCGGGGATGTACGCCGAGGTCGAATTCGAGCCGGTCGTCGTCAGGAACGCCGTCGCGGTGCCGTCGTACGCGGTCATCCGCACGGGACAGCGCGACGTCGTGATCGTCGCCCTCGGCGGCGGCCGCTTCGCTCCGCGGGAAGTGGAGCTGGGGCGGCGGGGGGGCGGCTACATACAGGTGATCTCCGGCCTGCAGGAGGGAGAAGAGGTGGTCACCTCCGCGCAGTTCCTCATCGACTCGGAATCGAACCTGCGCGAGGCGATCCAGAAGATGCTCGCCGCCTCCGGATCGCACAAGCACCGCTGAGGACGTTCACATGCTGGACAAGCTGATCGAGTGGTCGCTTCGGAACCAGCTCCTGGTGGTGATCGCCACCGCCTTTGCCGTCCTCGGCGGCGTCTGGGCCGTCAAGACGATCCGCCTGGACGCCATCCCCGATCTTTCGGACGTGCAGGTGATCATCTACACCGAGTATCCGGGGCAGGCGCCGCAGGTCGTCGAGGACCAGGTCACCTACCCGATCACGTCGAAAATGCTGGCCGTGCCTTACGCGAAGGTCGTCCGCGGCTACTCCTTTTTCGGGTTCTCGTTCGTCTACGTGATCTTCGAAGACGGCACCGACCTCTACTGGGCCCGCTCGCGCGTGCTCGAGTACCTGTCCGGCCTCTCCTCCCAACTGCCGCCCGGCGTGTCGCCGCAGCTCGGCCCTGACGCCACCGGCGTCGGCTGGGCCTTCATGTACGTGCTCAACTCGAAAAAGCGTTCTCTGGCGGAGCTGCGAAGTTACCAGGACTGGTATCTGAAGTACGGACTCATGTCGGTGGAAGGCGTCTCGGAAGTCGCGTCGATCGGCGGGTTCGTGCGCCAGTATCAGATCGAGGTCGATCCGGTCAAACTTCGCGCCTTCGGCATCTCCATTCAGCAGATCAAGCGGGCGATCCAGCGCTCCAACAACGACGTCGGGGGGCGGCTGGTCGAGATGGGCGAAAAGGAATTCATGGTCCGCGGTCTCGGCTACGTCAAGGAGATCCGGGACCTGGAGAACATCGTCCTCGGCGCCGGCCCGGGTGGGACGCCGGTCCTCCTCAAACATGTAGCCAACGTGACGATCGGGCCGGAGATCAGGCGCGGTCTCGCGGATTGGAACGGAGAAGGCGAAACGGTCGGCGGTATCGTCGTGGTCCGACTCGGGGCGGACACGCTGTCGACGATCGCCCGGGTCAAGGAGAGGCTGGCCGAGCTCAAACAGGGCCTGCCGGACGACATCCAGATCGAGGTGGCCTACGACCGGACGAAGCTGATCCACCGCTCGATCGAGACGCTCACGCACACGCTGATCGAGGAGTCGATCATCGTGTCCGTCGTGTGCATCCTGTTCCTGTTCCACTTCCGGTCGGCCTTCGTGGCGATCCTTTCGATTCCGGTCTCGATCCTGCTGGCCTTCATCGTGATGAACGTGCAGGGCCTGGGCGCGAACATCATGTCGCTGGGCGGCATCGCGATCTCGATCGGAGTGCTCGTGGATGCGGCGATCATCATGGTCGAGAACGCCCACAAGCATTACGAACAATGGCGCGGCCAGCGTTCGCACTTCGACATCATCCTCGACTCGTCGAAAGAGGTGGGGCCCACGCTGTTCTTCACGCTGCTTGTGATCACAGTCTCGTTCCTGCCGGTCTTCACGTTGCAGGCGCAGGAAGGGCGGCTGTTCAAGCCTCTTGCGTTCACGAAGACCTACTCGATGGGAATGGCGTCGATCCTGTCGGTGACGATCGTCCCTGTCC
Proteins encoded in this window:
- a CDS encoding efflux RND transporter periplasmic adaptor subunit — its product is MTPKDRAPGTGGRILWLVIGMASGLALGALLLATPLGARLGLRAGAAPTAAEPHGGEQEKQLWTCGMHPQVVQDEPGQCPICGMDLVPLEQPVEAAPAPAGERKILFYRNPMNPTITSPVPMKDEMGMDYVPVYADEVEKAATGGAVVTIDPAVVQNMGVVTEKVVRRDLKRPIRTVGYLDYDQEKMVTVTTKYSGFVEKTYVNYIGQEVRKGDPLFEVYSPELVQTEQELLSALEYARRMATAPEDVRRRAEELLEAARRRLAYWDITEDQIRRLEETGTVFRTLTVTAPSNGVVMKRMHGLEGMAIRPGMDVIHIADLSTLWLTVEVYEDQLAWIDTGSSAHIRLTYFPGEEFSGRVLFVEPQVSEKTRTVRVTLRVPNPSGKLRAGMYAEVEFEPVVVRNAVAVPSYAVIRTGQRDVVIVALGGGRFAPREVELGRRGGGYIQVISGLQEGEEVVTSAQFLIDSESNLREAIQKMLAASGSHKHR